Proteins from a genomic interval of Drosophila melanogaster chromosome 2R:
- the Obp56d gene encoding Odorant-binding protein 56d, isoform A encodes MKFLIVLSVILAISAAELQLSDEQKAVAHANGALCAQQEGITKDQAIALRNGNFDDSDPKVKCFANCFLEKIGFLINGEVQPDVVLAKLGPLAGEDAVKAVQAKCDATKGADKCDTAYQLFECYYKNRAHI; translated from the exons ATGAAGTTCCTGATTGTCCTCTCCgtcattttggccatttcggCTGCT GAGCTGCAACTATCCGATGAGCAGAAGGCTGTGGCCCATGCCAATGGCGCCCTTTGTGCCCAGCAGGAGGGAATCACCAAGGATCAGGCGATCGCCTTGCGAAACGGCAATTTCGATGACAGTGACCCCAAGGTGAAATGCTTCGCCAATTGTTTCTTGGAGAAAATCGGATTCCTGATCAATGGTGAGGTCCAGCCCGATGTCGTTCTGGCCAAGTTGGGACCCCTGGCCGGCGAGGATGCCGTGAAGGCCGTTCAGGCCAAGTGTGATGCCACCAAGGGAGCGGATAAGTGCGATACTGCCTATCAGCTATTCGAGTGCTACTACAAGAATCGCGCCCACATCTAA